The following proteins are co-located in the Camarhynchus parvulus chromosome 17, STF_HiC, whole genome shotgun sequence genome:
- the ENTPD2 gene encoding ectonucleoside triphosphate diphosphohydrolase 2, with protein sequence MARRLAALLLLLALGCLLGILLLLLGSGDTRGPPGFKYGIVLDAGSSHTAMFIYKWPADKENDTGVVSEHSMCDVEGPGISSYSSNPLAAGTSLKHCLNQALIDVPKEKHAGTPLYLGATAGMRLLNIADPQASDTVLRAVAATLKTYPFDFRGAKILSGEEEGVFGWVTANYLLENFIKRGWLGDWIQPQKKSLGAMDFGGASTQITFETRDTIENPRNEVMLKLYGQAYKVYTHSFLCYGRDQVLKRLLSKFLQAERYQETVSHPCWPMGYNKSLLLSSIYDSPCTEKERPSFALNTTVTLVGTGNGNLCTLHVSKLFDFTNCSFSHCSFDGVFQPKVSGNFIAFSAFFYTVDFIQTVMGRPVHLPSDLKDAAETICATSWSELLLKAPKLEKRLPDYCAVSTFVYLLTTKGYSFNNHSFPNIAFQKKAGETSIGWALGYMLNLTNMIPAEKPSSHKSMLYNYWVILILLFVVTTLTSLVTAICLLWHSKSSII encoded by the exons ATGGCCCGCCGCCTGGCcgccctgctcctgcttctggCCCTCGGCTGCCTACTgggcatcctcctcctcctcctcggctctggggacacacggGGCCCGCCGGGCTTCAAG TACGGCATCGTGCTGGACGCTGGGTCCTCCCACACCGCCATGTTCATCTACAAGTGGCCTGCAGACAAGGAGAATGACACCGGGGTGGTCAGCGAGCACAGCATGTGTGATGTGGAGG GTCCTGGCATCTCCAGCTACAGCTCAAACCCTCTGGCAGCTGGGACAAGCCTGAAGCACTGCCTGAACCAGGCCCTGATAGATGTGCCCAAGGAGAAGCATGCAGGCACCCCGCTTTACCTTGGTGCCACGGCTGGCATGCGTCTGCTCAA CATTGCGGACCCACAGGCATCGGACACTGTCCTCAGAGCTGTAGCAGCCACACTGAAGACATACCCCTTTGATTTCCGGGGAGCAAAGATCCTGtcaggggaagaggaaggggtCTTTGGCTGGGTCACTGCAAACTATCTCCTGGAGAACTTCATCAAG CGTGGATGGCTCGGAGACTGGATCCAGCCTCAGAAGAAGAGCCTGGGGGCCATGGACTTTGGAGGTGCTTCCACACAGATCACCTTTGAAACCAGGGACACGATTGAAAACCCCAGAAATGAGGTGATGCTGAAACTGTATGGCCAGGCATACAAAGTGTACACGCACAGCTTCCTCTGCTATGGGAGGGACCAGGTCCTCAAGAGGCTGCTCTCCAAGTTCCTCCAG GCTGAGAGATACCAAGAAACTgtctcccatccctgctggcctATGGGTTACAACAAGAGCCTGTTGCTGAGCAGCATCTATGACAGCCCCTGCACGGAGAAGGAGAGACCAAGCTTTGCCCTCAACACCACTGTTACCTTGGTcggcactgggaatgggaacctCTGCACTCTACATGTCAGCAAGCTCTTTGACTTCACCAACTGCTCCTTCTCCCACTGCTCCTTTGATGGTGTTTTCCAGCCGAAGGTTTCAGGAAACTTCATT GCCTTCTCTGCGTTCTTCTACACGGTGGATTTCATACAGACTGTGATGGGAAGACCCGTGCACCTGCCCAGCGACCTGAAGGATGCTGCAGAGACCATCTGTGCCACCAGCTGGAGTGAG ctgctcctgaaagCCCCAAAACTGGAGAAGAGGCTGCCAGATTACTGTGCTGTCAGCACATTTGTGTATTTGCTCACCACCAAAGGCTACAGCTTCAACAACCACTCCTTCCCCAACATTGCCTTCCAGAAGAAG GCAGGAGAAACCTCCATTGGCTGGGCCCTGGGCTACATGCTGAACCTCACCAACATGATCCCGGCAGAGAAGCCCTCCTCCCACAAAAGCATGCTGTACAATTACTGGGTCATCCTCATCCTGCTCTTCGTGGTCACCACCCTGACATCCCTGGTGACTGCTATctgcctgctctggcacagcaagTCCAGCATAATCTga